The Aspergillus flavus chromosome 6, complete sequence nucleotide sequence ctCGGCCTCCATGGGACTCTCCACCGGCCTTGGACCAGCGCCTCATCCATTCACCATATTCGTTCCGTGCAAGGACAAACATCATTTCGGTCGCGCCATGGTGTTCGCGAGGCGGATCCGTCATGCGTGGATCAAGCTCACTGTCATTTATGTTTGATGGGGGTTGCACGTCAACAGAAAAATACGGGAACTGCGAAGTGATACCGGAACTTTGTGCCGTAGTGACATCTAATATTGATAGCTGTCGCCAAAGACGCCGGCGCATTTCAGTTTCGAAAATTGTTAATCCAAGCTCGGATCCGTCTCGATGGAGTCCAATCCGCTGAGCCATTCGCATTGCAACGCCACATAAGGACCAAATAGACTGCGAGTCAGAGGACGCACGCAGGGATAGCTTGTCGGACAAAGTTAGCGTTAATGTCACAGCATCTTAGGAGAGACCTACCAAGTACAAAACATATGCCTGGAGAACTACGGGTTTTGACGTACGTAGAATGCCAGCCTTGGTAAAAGCTAGACGAGCTCCGCGCCGGGATCTTGAGAGTAAAACAGCTTTGCTCTCTCCGTAAGTATTTTGTACATCATCTGCCTTCAGAGAAACCAATGCAATACAATATATAGAGAACATCAATGCCTCAAACTCCTTCGAGACTGTCTCTAAGCTGCCGGTGGCTTCTAAAAGCTGTTGCTGGACGGTTGGACCGTGCAGTATCTTGATTAAGGGATTGACATTCTCAAGGAAAGTTTGCCAAAGTTTGAAGATGTGTAGCGGGGAGGGATGAAGTTCACTCAGGCTTTTCTTCACTGCTCCTCCTAAGATTAAGGAGGTTTCGTCATCCACTTCCTGGACAGAATGATTTGAACCGTTGTCGGACATGTCCCGTAACACATCCTCCGCCCGAGGAAGCTAGACACAGAGTTAGATTGCATTACGAGAAGAAGCTCGGTAGGGAATCCTGACCTCGCCTCTGACGCTAGTCCAAATATTACTATCTTACCCGTTAGCCATTTGTGTATCGTTGTTCATTCCAAGGTAGCTCAACCTGTCCAGATAGACGGATTTCCCGTCGCCTGTGAGCAGCATTCCTTGCTCAGCCCTTGAAGCACTGGGGAAAGCATTGTGTGTGGTTGCTGGATGGTCTATGTTGCGGATACGAGCTGACGCAGCATTGTCTTGTCTAATAGGACTCTGGTAGAAGCCGCTGTGTCGGCGGTCCTCCTCCGAGCGCTGCCTCTTGCGGCGACGCGGAGGGATATGAGTAGGGAAAACACATTCAATTCCGCGTTTGATACAAGCAGAACAAGGATCGTTGCGATCACACCTGACCTTTCTTCGCGCACAGACCACGCAAGAAGGGTTCTTAGGGGTTTGGTACTCAGCAGTCATCGGACTCTGCTGCACGACCACTGCAAGGCGATCATTGGAATCTGTCATGACTCATGAGTACGCTGAACGGATACAGTACAGCCCATTTACATTTGACTAATTAGTTGCAGATAATGCGATCGCAAGGCGTAGTCGTAGATGGAGATACGCATCCGTGCGGATTTCATGCAGAGGGAGAAGCGGAAGGCGGAATCGAAGTCGGTCCGAATTATTTTCTTGTTATTACCGGCTACGAACTACTTCCCAATTAGGCAATTCCCTAGCCCTAAGTACGATCCAATTCCTGCATACATCAATCTTGCGAAGAACTATAACCACAGGATTTGTTCACTCTCAATCTAGTCATATATATCCATCATTCCTATTGCTTTGCGACCGCAATGCTGCCGCTTTTTTGTGCACCTCCCTTGCGACAGGTAAATCGATGAAGAGATCGAATGTGTCGACCAACCTTTATATGTCCAGTGCGTCTTGATATAACAAAGACGAGCCAAGAATGTTGATATCCACTTATTGGATCTATGAGATTGACATGTTGAATAGACAAAAATATACGGCTCATATTATCCTGACCCGTTCGTACAATTGTGATCCACCGACTTTTTTCGTTGAAGCTACACGGAGTAGACACAACCACGTCTTGACGAGCTCCGGCATATCTGAGTCTTATAAGGACGCATAAATATCCGATTGAGAAGTTGAATGATCTATCATTAGCATTTCAGCCTGATTTAGTGCCCTAAGCCCCGGTCTGATTTCCCCCTTTTGGGGCGTTCACAGAGCTGGGCATGCAGCATTTCTCACCCCTCGCATGCAAGCGATGGCCAATCCCAAAATGGGGTTTAGAGCCGAGCAGCCTATAACTCAGAGTAGTTTCGTCTTCATGTAACCTCGGACTTTTCCACGTGAGAAGATACTTAAGAATTTCAAAGTTTGAAAGGGCAAGGGCACAAAGAAACTTACGAAAGAACTGTCACAGCTTTTCTTACAATGCTCCGATAGAACAAacttttttcccttggaCAATGGTTGCCCCAAGAGTTTATATGTAGCACATTATCGCATAGCGCAATTTCAAGTTCAGCCAGAGATGGCAGTGCTCCAAGTGTCTCTGTATGGTGACTTGGATCTATCAATACTAACCCTGCGAGTGTGACAAGGATGTATACGCCGCCTCAATCAGGGCAAACGAAGTTGTTTTGTTCCAAGAAGAAAGCGCATACATACACGAGCATCCCTGGGCGCGCCATCATAGGTGGCTTGGATGAAAATACGTTGTCTCATCTTGCATACGGTGGCCAGTTTACTGAGGTGCCTCGCCAAGTTGGCCAACGGCTGGATTTACCAGCAAGATACAGAAGGAAGCGCAGAGAGATAGCAAGCGTCACACTTGTCTGAGCTAGAGAAATAGTTCATAGGAGCGCTAAGAATACACTACTCGTGATCCTTGTGTGGGAGGGGGTAGCGGGGGATGGTTTTCTGGGTAGTTGTGTTGCTTTTTCTATGTTATAATTCATTATACAATTGAATCGTTATCTATTACTCTCATAGAGTGATATcttaaaaactttatatccACAAAGAAAGTTGAAAAGTATGGTATAGACCTTTTAAACTGTTCTAGACGCCCTATCTAATGCTTCTCAGTTCGGGTGACCCCggcaaaagagaagaaaaaacgGGGCTTGACGCCATagacaacaacaaaaagtGATTGACACCGAGCCGAGAATCTGCCAAGACCAATAATTCTAATCCACCCCAGCGTGGCTTGGTTGAAAGCAAGCTacaagcaaaagaaacgaGGGGAAGTAGATACGCGGCGCGGGAGGCTGTGCTCTCGGGTAGCCAAACCACTGGGTATAGCGGCTATAGCCTACCAACGAACCGTCGTTTGCTGAAGATCATCCCTGGGCCAAGTAGAGTTAAGAGAAACTGATAAGGAACTAGATACCACTAGTGACCCCTCGGCCTCGCTTGTTTGCCGATCTTCTTGGCAGACGCCGGTTTCTTCACTCGGGGTCCAGACTCGGCGATTATATGGATTTATTTCTTGCGGTGGAAATGATATGTTGACAATGATCGTGACCGCCGGGATAATCCCGTATTCTTGCCACATGTTTCACGCAAGATGACTGTCGATTTTTGTTGTCTGAAGCCAACCAGGTTCCATGTTCTGGATTTAAATCTTGGTTGGCAATGGTCCATCCTAAGGTTCGTTATCATGTTCAAAACTCCACTTCATGAAACACAGCCCACCGACCCCAGACtaagagagaggaaaaaaaaaaaaaaaaaaaaaaaaaagccggGCACACTTCATCTGGGGAGACGGACCAATTTTCTCCcgcttcatcgtcatccgCCAAGATCCCACTCTTTCTGTTCGGTTTAGTGGTCTCCTATTTCTAACGCCCGGTAAAATAGAGATGCCTGGGGAAGAGACCTTGGCGAACCCACCGATCGGCGGAAGACCACGGATAAACATAGACGGCATTTGGGTTCATGTTGTCGTTATTGACTTTTAGAGTTTAAAGCCCTAATCAGGCCCGACAACGGAATGCCGCAACGAAAAACCGCATGCAGTCATGACGCCTTCGAATGGCGCCAAGGGCTTGCCGAGGTGGATCTATGAGACGAATCCAATCTCAGGTAGAGGCAATGGCAACACGGTACCCAATCGATACTTTACATGAACAGATATTGACTGGTCTGAATGTGTTCAGGTGCTATAAAAATGGGGATATCCCGGGATATAGTGGAGTTATTCAGTCCGAAACGCTGTTTCCGGGCGTGTAACTGCCGCACGAGTTCTGCAGGGATATACTCTCTTCGTTATCTCAAGGGCACATGTCGGGTTGACCCGCGTTGGGCTGATGACTTCAGTATCTCTCCTTGGCACAGATGTTGTGTCTTGGGTGCGGAGAGGATCTTCGTAGCATAGTGATATCCCACCAGGCGGAACTTAAGTAGAGGGAGGTGCTAGTTCATTGCATTTCCATTGCCCATCCTCTGAAGGAAGACCTCTCTAACCAGCACTCTTACCCTTTTCTTAGTTTACCATATAGTCCCCAATACTGTTTAGTCTCGATCAGTAACACTATGCATCACGCTCCTCCTCCTACCTCCTCATCGGGGGACCTTCTCGTTTCAGCCCCAGAAAACCATCTCTCCGTCAATTGGGATCCGTCATCACTTGCCAACCCACCTGTACCCCGAATAGATAATAatccaaaagaaacaggGGGCACTTGGGGAGACGGATGCAGCGCGGCTACATCCCTCACGGATAATCAAGACGACACAACACTGCGCTCATCGCTGGCGCGGCACTTCCGCACCAACATAGACACTACACACACTGACATCGTCCTGATCATCTGTGGCTTCGTCAGCGGTCTTGTAGATGGCTTATCGTTCAACGCCTGGGGGAGTTTTGCCAGTATGCAAACAGGTATGCCTCTACTTCACCCTCGTACTCGTACTAGTTCCACCCAAGCAACCGCTAACCAACTACCCGCAGGAAACAGCGTCTTCATAGCTCTAGGCGTCTCAGGCCAACCAGCTTACCCAGCCTACCTCTGGGCCAAATCCCTAATCGCTCTCACGGTCTTCATAACCAGcaacatcctcttcatccacgtCTCGCGGGCCCTCGGTCCCCGCCGTCGCTCAACCCTAATCCTATCTTTCGCCGTTCAAACCGCCGCTCTCCTCGCAGCAGCCATACTCGTCCAACTAGGGGTTATCAGCCCCAAACCTGAAGACCCCCGAGCCCCCATCGAGTGGATGCAAATTCTCCCCATCTCACTGCTGTCCTTCCAAGCGGGCGGACAAATCGTAGCATCCCGGGTGCTGGGTATAGATGAGATTCCCACCGTCGTGTTGACTACGCTGCTCTGCGATCTGTTAGTAGATCCAAAGTTGACTGAGAAGGTTAACCCGAAGCGCAATAGAAGGGCTGGAGCCTTTCTGGCGTTATTCCTGGGCGCTATGACGGCTGGTGGGTTGTCGAAAGTTACAGAGATGGCGGCTAGTTTGTGGTTTGCTTTTGTATTGAAGTTCTTGATTACGGCTGGGTGGTTTGTGTGGaagagggaggggaggacagaggggaagagggatgTTGAGGGTTGAAGGCTTAGTATTGGATGCCTTTGATTCTTGTGTTTGAAATTTGTTTATGATTCATGGGTTTGCTTTATGCTATGTATGAGCCGTACGCTTGTGTGTTTGGCTATGATATTGCTGTTCTTAGCGGTAGCTCATGCTCAGGAGTCTGGTTATAGACGTTTTATCAAATAAATTCAAGTCTTGTGTATGTTCGTGAGTTTTATATTGGCCATGAGGCCGTCATAGAATGCACGTGAAGATAAAAAGTAGGGTTCACAACCGAGAATTATACTTGCATAGTCATTTGATCTTGAGTTGCTAACGAGCTGGTATATACGGCCAGTCATCTCTGGCATAGAGTTCGAGCATGGATGTAAACTTGCTCTTCTAAAGAGGGTTAGGCCTCGGTTCAAGTCCCTGGGAGTGGATCTGTGGAGATCCGAGGCTATATGCCAAGCATACAAATCTACAACTCCGCACTTGTATCAACAGAGCCCCCGCTCATCTCCAATTCGATATCAAAACATCAATATGCAGTCAGATTCGGATTTAGTCCTTGTGAGTTCCACAAGTGACGGAATTACTacaatcaaaatcaacaggCCTCATCGAAGGAACGCCGTCGACCCCACTACCGCAAAACTTCTCTACGAGAAAATCCTAGCCTTCGAAAATGACTCCTCACAGAAAGTATGCATACTCACAGGGATGGGCGGTACATTCTGTGCCGGTGCCGACCTTCACGAAGTAGCTGGACAAGATAGTCGCGACGCTACCAGCAAAGAGACAAACGGAGGACGAAGCCATTTTCAAGCGCCACCGGAATCTGGCGAACAATCCCTAGGCCCGATGGGTCCATCACGACTTCAGATCCAGAAGCCTATCATCGGTGCTGTCTCCGGGTATGCAGTGGCAGGCGGGTTGGAATTAAGCCTACTCTGCGATATCCGCGTGGTGGAAGAGGACGCCGTGTTCGGGGTCTTCTGTAGGCGATGGGGGGTACCACTTATCGATGGAGGTACGGTTCGTCTACAGGCAGTTGTTGGACTGGGCAGGGCACTTGATATGATATTGACTGGGCGCCCAGTCAGCGCCACCGAGGCCTTGTCCATGGGTTTGGCAAATCGTGTTGTGCCAAAGGGGAAAGCTGTGGAAGAGGCTACAGCTATTGCGAAGCAATTGCTTTCGTTTCCGCAGCTTTGTATGAATGCGGACCGGGAGTCTTGCTACTATAGTGCGTACCAGGCTAGCTCGTTCCAGGATGCAATGAGGCATGAGTATGAGAAGGGCGTGAAAGTTTTGGACTTTGAGAGCATCAAAGGAGCTGCTCAATTTAGTCACGGTGCAGGGAGGCATGGAAGTTTTAAGAATGGTTCACGTCTTTGAGTTCGTTCTGAAATTGCCTATATTCTTTAGGTTGGTGGCCCATATCGAGTTCCGGAATAATCAATCGAAGTTTCTTATTACAATCAGTGCGAATATCGTTCAAAGACTGGCAAGGCTACTTGTATGTAGTTTCTGTTACGACAGAgaatatcttcctc carries:
- a CDS encoding fungal-specific transcription factor domain protein, with amino-acid sequence MTDSNDRLAVVVQQSPMTAEYQTPKNPSCVVCARRKVRCDRNDPCSACIKRGIECVFPTHIPPRRRKRQRSEEDRRHSGFYQSPIRQDNAASARIRNIDHPATTHNAFPSASRAEQGMLLTGDGKSVYLDSNIWTSVRGELPRAEDVLRDMSDNGSNHSVQEVDDETSLILGGAVKKSLSELHPSPLHIFKLWQTFLENVNPLIKILHGPTVQQQLLEATGSLETVSKEFEALMFSIYCIALVSLKADDVQNTYGESKAVLLSRSRRGARLAFTKAGILRTSKPVVLQAYVLYLLSLRASSDSQSIWSLCGVAMRMAQRIGLHRDGSELGLTIFETEMRRRLWRQLSILDVTTAQSSGITSQFPYFSVDVQPPSNINDSELDPRMTDPPREHHGATEMMFVLARNEYGEWMRRWSKAGGESHGGRGFLASSLLSPEAKDEAINELNRAFETKFLQYCDKSIPLHYMSARLMQTVVCQMRFSAHHPRQYVEKDPVSLAERDFVFSTCVQILEGFEDCQSNEIIERYLWHVDNHIPWDALIYTLYELRTRSDEEETKRSWVLIDRIYSRHYDQMRNRPKTPLHIAVQGLILKAWKSHSEERTRRNRSMLPRPHIVSVLSERSERGTSSHQPRSEPSVSESGTPRGRTTQDITPGNVGMLDPLNNLDLSPLDWSQWDDLLENFQLEFTNNELFSTDAL
- a CDS encoding DUF1275 domain protein produces the protein MHHAPPPTSSSGDLLVSAPENHLSVNWDPSSLANPPVPRIDNNPKETGGTWGDGCSAATSLTDNQDDTTLRSSLARHFRTNIDTTHTDIVLIICGFVSGLVDGLSFNAWGSFASMQTGMPLLHPRTRTSSTQATANQLPAGNSVFIALGVSGQPAYPAYLWAKSLIALTVFITSNILFIHVSRALGPRRRSTLILSFAVQTAALLAAAILVQLGVISPKPEDPRAPIEWMQILPISLLSFQAGGQIVASRVLGIDEIPTVVLTTLLCDLLVDPKLTEKVNPKRNRRAGAFLALFLGAMTAGGLSKVTEMAASLWFAFVLKFLITAGWFVWKREGRTEGKRDVEG
- a CDS encoding enoyl-CoA hydratase/isomerase family protein, whose amino-acid sequence is MQSDSDLVLVSSTSDGITTIKINRPHRRNAVDPTTAKLLYEKILAFENDSSQKVCILTGMGGTFCAGADLHEVAGQDSRDATSKETNGGRSHFQAPPESGEQSLGPMGPSRLQIQKPIIGAVSGYAVAGGLELSLLCDIRVVEEDAVFGVFCRRWGVPLIDGGTVRLQAVVGLGRALDMILTGRPVSATEALSMGLANRVVPKGKAVEEATAIAKQLLSFPQLCMNADRESCYYSAYQASSFQDAMRHEYEKGVKVLDFESIKGAAQFSHGAGRHGSFKNGSRL